The DNA sequence GCAGGAAGAAGACATGGCACACACACTTTCCACACGCCAAATAGATGAAGTACTTGTCGCACTCGCACCAAAGGTACGGAAGTATTGCACAATTTATGTTGTGTCTACGCTGGAGGTGCCTGAGTTCAACGTCATGTATGAATTGGGTCACAGCAGAGAGCCCTTCGCCGTGATGTTCTTTTACCGAAACGCACATATCCGTGTGGATGTGGGGACGgggaacaataataaaatcaATTTTGTTGTATCGGAAGATGAACTGTTATCCATCGCTGACGCAGCGTACCGTGCGGGGAGAAGTGGAAAGACGATAGCATACTCGGAAAAGAAATTCACAACAGCTGCTGTACGCCGTTAGTGCTGTCTTTAGTGTCGCCCATGTGTCATTAAGTTGCGCAAGTGGGAACTACAGTTGGGGAGagaatatttttctttcgtttccctcatcacatattttcttcttcacccaCAACACCCACATACGTTCACGCACGTTatgactttaaaaaaaaaaactaagtaTATGTAAACCGTTGTTATTTTCTGCTGAAGAATTGTATGACACACGCCTTTCCCTACTTCTGTTGCCTCTCTCAGATTTTTTCACTTGCCCCAGGTAAACAGGTGGAGGGGAAGAGCATTACGTATTTCCTCCCAAAGGTGTGGGGGTTAAGTTCAACATAACGTGGTACCGTTACACGTGAAAGAACGGAAACaaataaggagaaaaaggaaaagaaaaaaaaagttgtgcTCCTCAACGGTCTATCGAAagggcaacaacaacaactgtaaCAGCAAACGCGGGAGTAAAAGGACACAGAAAATGGCAAGGTTTCAATCTTCTGTGGTTTCCCGTGCGCCGGCATTTACATTTGTTATGTTTTCACTGGTAGCGGCGGGAGTTCCAAGAGTTATTCCTGGAGCTGATGGCTCCGTAGCCACTGaaacgaagggaaagggTGGGGCTGTCCGTGAAAACAGGGAGGGCAAATGTGCTTCCAGGATTGTGTCATATTTAAGGCGTGCCGTTACGCAGCGGGCGGAACTTACACAGCGAGAGTTACGGGCCCGTGCAAACCTCAACGAAGCGCGCAGTGTAGCCTTAGAGGAGGAAGACGGCCAGCGGGAGCCAAAGAATGACACACATCAACGTATCATGGAGGCCTGGGGTGTTGTAGGAGCTGTTAATGACGATATTATCCGTTTCAACGAGAGGACGATTAAACAACATGGAGACGTGCcgtgtgtgtgcattaacGAAGTGTTCGGCGGGCCGGACATCAGGGCTGCGGGCGCCGCCACCTCATGGAAGGAAATAGTGTTGCTGCAGATGGATCTTCTTTTCATGTATTGGAAACTATATTGGGAAACGCTGCACG is a window from the Trypanosoma brucei brucei TREU927 chromosome 8, complete sequence genome containing:
- a CDS encoding spliceosomal U5 snRNP-specific protein, putative, producing the protein MTELTRLHSAWDVDRHIVLEGEKLVLIRFSHYGEATEQEEDMAHTLSTRQIDEVLVALAPKVRKYCTIYVVSTLEVPEFNVMYELGHSREPFAVMFFYRNAHIRVDVGTGNNNKINFVVSEDELLSIADAAYRAGRSGKTIAYSEKKFTTAAVRR